DNA from uncultured Ilyobacter sp.:
GGGACTAAAAAGCCCCTCCTTTTTTTATGGTTTACAGATCTTACAAGCTTCATATCCCTTCGCAACAGCTTCACTCTTAGGTAAAGACCCTGCTATTTTTTTCATAGTCGGACAGTTTTGACGGTGGTATTTTTTTCCTGTTTTGGTGACGTAAACTGCGTTCTCTACGTTTTGTTTGTTTGATGCAACTATGTTTTTAGCTGGAAGCTGCCCGCTGCTTCTTTTGGCTGATCTGTATTCCCAAGGTGGAGTAGGATTGCTTGACCTCCATAGACCGATCTTAGAGCTTCTGGCAGCAGCTTCAGCTTGTTTTATGTCTGAATCATTAGGGGCATATTGTCGATAATGCCAGGCGTAACCTGCTCTTACGACCTCTTCATTTAAATATTTACCATTGCCATAGTAGATCTTCCCAACTTTTCTTCCATACCGGTCAGTATCCATTACCTGTACTTTTACAGTTTTTCCAGACACTCTTTTCATTACAAATTCTTTGGATTCCAAGCCATAGTCCTGAGAACTCTCAGGGGAGTCCACTCCGTAAAATCTGATTTTGTACTTTTCACCATTAGAAACCAGGTGCAGTGTATCACCGTCACTTACATAGCTTACATTGCCTGTGATGGTTTGTGCAAGGATTGTTATGGATAAGAGAAAAAACACTACTAGTAATTTTAATTTTTGCATGAGATCCGCCTTTCTATTTAATTTCAACGATATTATACACATCTTTGGTTATGAATGCTACATTGAGTTTTACAAAGGAAGAATTTAATGCTGTTACATATTTATATAAGTTATAAATTTTATATTATTGTAGTTTGACATGGATGTGATTGAGTAATATACTCAAGTAGCGACACACAATTGACACATACTTACGAACGGAAGGAGATTAGTTTGAAAAAAGGATTTACA
Protein-coding regions in this window:
- a CDS encoding thermonuclease family protein → MQKLKLLVVFFLLSITILAQTITGNVSYVSDGDTLHLVSNGEKYKIRFYGVDSPESSQDYGLESKEFVMKRVSGKTVKVQVMDTDRYGRKVGKIYYGNGKYLNEEVVRAGYAWHYRQYAPNDSDIKQAEAAARSSKIGLWRSSNPTPPWEYRSAKRSSGQLPAKNIVASNKQNVENAVYVTKTGKKYHRQNCPTMKKIAGSLPKSEAVAKGYEACKICKP